The genomic interval GCTGTGTCCTGACTGCCAATGGGCtccaagggcaggagctggccaggagggacagccctggcagcactcTGGGAATGCCGGTGTGGGCTGCCGGCCTGGCTGGGCACCGGGCTCCGGGCTGCCCTGTGAAAGGCACATCCGTGGGATGGGATGCAGGGCCTCGGGGAGCGTCCCTGGGATGGGACATGGGGATGTGCCGATGTGGGGAGCACCGGGAAGGGACGCGGGGATGCGGGCAGCGTCTGCGGGCTGGGATGCGGGGCCGCACGGAGCATCCGCAGGGTGGGACGCGGGGATGCAGGGAGCATCGTTCTCCCGTCGGGGGCCGCTccggggccgggggctgtgCGGGGCGGGTGCGTCACGGGGCGGGGGTTTGGGGCCGGCTCGTTACCGGCCCCGGCGCATCACCCCACCGGCTGCCACAGCAACGGGGCCGGTCCCACCGGGAGGGGTGAGCCCTTCCCCGCGGGCTGTGGGagcggctgcgggagcggctGCAGCGCCCCGGCTCTGCGGGACCCTCCGCACGGTGCCGGGCCGTGCCGAGCCGTGCCAAGCCGTGCCGGGCCGCCCCGCGTGGGCGGGCTGCGCCGCTCTATAAGGCGGCCCCACGGCGGCCAGCGGCGCGGTGCCATGTgcgccccggggctgctctgccgcctcctcctcctcctcctcctcttcctcctgctcctgctgccacctgcccccggagcggccccgccgggacggccccgcgcccgccgcgggCTCACCTACCCCGGGACGCTGTGGTGCGGTGCGGGCAGCAACGCGGACAGCTACGAGCAGCTGGGTaagggcagcagggatgctgcttCATGTATCTTCCCATCCCATCTTATCCCATCCCTTCTCACCGCATCTCACTCCCTTCCATCCCTTCCAATCCCGTTCctcaaatcccatcccatccccagcccagtgctgctccatcccagcccagccccgtgCTGGGTCAATCCCCACCAATCCCAATCCAGTCCATCCCAGTAAACCCGTTCTGGTTTACTCCAGCCCCTGTTCCCATGCTAGTTCAAGCCCTGTCTGTCCCAGTTCAGTCCCCACCCAAGCACCAGTCCAATCCCAGTTCACCTCTGCCAAGTCCCTGTCACAATTCTTTCTGGTGCCGGTCCACTCTTGATccaccctctgtccccagcctacTCTGTGGTCCATCCTGCTGCCATTCCAGTCCCCATCCCAATACTGCTCCACTCCCAGTTGCTCTCCTGATCCCAGCCTAAACCCTCTCGGTCCTGCTGCAGGACCCAGCCTAGCCCCAGTCTCATCCCCGGTGTGGTATCGGCACATCCCAGTCCCCATCCCACGCCAGCCTTGTCCCCAGCCAAGTGCCAGTCCAGCTGCGCCCATGCACCCTTACCTAGCCCAGTATCATTCCATGCCTGTGTCTGTCCAACCCAATCCTGATCCTAGCCTAGCCTAGCTCAACCCTgcctgtgccccccagccctgcctgcagcccgtGTTTCCCTGCAGGGGAGCACCGGGACACGGACCGCTGCTGCCGGGAGCACGACCACTGCCAGCACGTCATCCACCCCTTCACAGCCCGCTACGGCTACCGCAACCTGCGCTGGCACACCATCAGCCACTGCGACTGCGACCTCAGGTGAGCGTCCCCAACTGCCCCAGGGCATCCCCCGGGGGGTGCCAGCCccctgagcctggctgtgccccaggcagGTTGCAGGAGTGACCACAGGTGAGGTCCCCAAACTGCCCCAGGGCATCCCTCGGGGGGGGTGCCAGCCCCTGaggcaggctgtgcccaggcaggtTGAAGGAGTGACCACAGGTGAGGTCCCCAAATTGCCCCAGGGCATCCcccgggcactgccagcccctgagcccagctgtgcccgggcAGGTTGAAGGAGTGCCTGCGGCGGGTGAACGACACGGCCTCGCGCGTGGTGGGCCAGGCCTTCTTCAACATCATCCAGGTGCCCTGCTTCGAGTTCACCTACAGGGAGGAGTGTGTGGAGCCCTACCTCTATGTCTGGTGAGTGCCCCCCTGGTGTAGCAGCTTCCTCGAGCCAGGTCTAATAAGCTCTCAGAAGCCTGTAACACGCCCAAAATAGCTCAACTACTCctagaaatataaaaatcagcaaaatagCTTCTATTAcaatgttaaaacaaaaaaaatattaataaaaagcaaaataatagaaaaattcaaattaaatattaaatgttcCTACCCCTAATAGAACACCTCACAAAAACAATTAGTTTCTTTGTTCACTTCTTTTTCTAGTTAATTGCCTAAGCAAAACTTTTTAACTTCCGTCCAATTAACTATCCTTAAGTTTAAAGTAAAATCCCCTAAATCCTAGAAAATATCTTCTCAATCAAAAACTTCTAagcttctttcctttaaaaaaaaaaaccaaaaaaaaccaaaaacccaaaaaataattttatcactCCATCAACAAAAACCACAGTCCTACACCCCCCTGCCCGGGCTGGTCCCACCGTGTGGTGCCTCCTCAATTTTGGCAGGTGCAAGACGTACAACACGGTGGCCGTGGCGGTGCCCCGAGAGCCGGCGCTGTACGAATTCGGGGGGGAGCTCATCGACAGGGCAGCCAGGCCCAGGGGAgtccccctgagccccccctggggcagcacaggggcaggagCCCTCCCAGGGGATCGTCACACCGGGACAGCGCCCAAGGCGGgcaagaaagagaggaagagaaagaaagataagaaaaagaaggggaaaggtCTGGAAAAGAAAGGTTCTTCTGAAAAGGGGGCACGGAgccaccctgctgctggccccactGATCCCTGGGCCCTGCTGCCGTCCCTGGGGGAAGCATCCAACACCATCCTGAGCGGTGCCCTGGCACGGGAGGGCGTGGGCAGGGAGCCGGTGCCAGCCACTCCCTCCCCAGTCCCCGCCACCAGCggcaagaggaggaggaaggagaggaacagaaagaagaggctgaaaagcaaaactgaggCTGAGCCCACAcgagagctgcagctctgagtgtCCCCCCGAGCCCTGCGTGGGTCCTGGCTGTGAAATAAATTTACATCTGCTCGAGCAGCCTTGGCTTTGTCTCTGGGGGAAAGGATGGCACTGGGGGCAGCATCCAGGGGACATCCCACGGCTGATCCCATGGAACACCGAGAGCTGGGAGCGTATCCAGGGGTTTGAGGTGTCCCTCACTGCTCCCCTCAGTTCATGTCATTGtcctggcactggggacacagctctTGGCCacatgctggcagcagggctgagccccagtTTTAGCTCCCCTGCTAGGGGGTTAAATTCCAGCTCCCCAGGCATGTCATTTTCTCTGGGAGCTCTCTGAATTGCACCACCCAAGCTCTCTCATCCTCTTAATGCCTTGCCTTTCCCATGCTCCCACACCAGCATCAACGCCTTCTCCCTTCCtttgggaggagcaggggcttgactctccctgcaggctcctcaaatgcctgcagagctccttAGAGTGGGACAACAGatgcttttccagccctgggacagacagacagtgcctgggaagagctggggcacagagagctgcctgtgcccctTCCTGGTGGGTGGGGAGCCTGTCTGGGCCCCTgtagccaggagcagggaaccAGGGCACAGCCACCAACTCCTCCAAAGTGCTTTCAAGGGTGGAGCGTGGCTCAGCCCAGCGTCCTGGTGACGTGGTGGAAAGATTTTCCCTCACCAGCACCAAATACCAGGCTTGGAAAAAGCTGGAGTGCCAGGAGCCAAGCAGACAGCAAAGCCCACCCTGAGGAGCGTGCAGTgcaatcccaaaatccctgaaatAAGCGGATCACACGAGGCCTGGGGGGGGAATACCAAGGCTGGAGGAAGGCATTGCTTCCTCTCTGGCTGCAAAGCCCctgtggcagccacagcagcccgGCAGGAAGCACGGACAGGGGGCGTGAGGACCAGCTTCCCAAAAGAAGAACTTTTATTGACAGCAAGggaaaactaaaaacaaaagaCAGCCAGAAAGGAGGCAACAACACACAACTAGCCTCCCCTTTCAGGTCCAatcaggaaggagctgctcccagtcAAATCCCTACTGTACAGTCTcgtgaaatagaaaaatagctCCAGG from Motacilla alba alba isolate MOTALB_02 chromosome 19, Motacilla_alba_V1.0_pri, whole genome shotgun sequence carries:
- the PROCA1 gene encoding protein PROCA1, giving the protein MCAPGLLCRLLLLLLLFLLLLLPPAPGAAPPGRPRARRGLTYPGTLWCGAGSNADSYEQLGEHRDTDRCCREHDHCQHVIHPFTARYGYRNLRWHTISHCDCDLRLKECLRRVNDTASRVVGQAFFNIIQVPCFEFTYREECVEPYLYVWCKTYNTVAVAVPREPALYEFGGELIDRAARPRGVPLSPPWGSTGAGALPGDRHTGTAPKAGKKERKRKKDKKKKGKGLEKKGSSEKGARSHPAAGPTDPWALLPSLGEASNTILSGALAREGVGREPVPATPSPVPATSGKRRRKERNRKKRLKSKTEAEPTRELQL